The genome window CATCGAGGCCACCCCACCCGCCCCGACAGGCTGGGTGCTTCAGAACCCGGACAATGGCAACACATGGGTCACACAGGCGGTCTCTGGGCAGGGTTCGTGCGTAGGTGCGCGCACCTGGGCCATTGACAACTTCTCGGTGAACACGCCCGGTCAAGAGGACCGCTTGATCACCCCGCGCGTCGATTTGAGCGGCTCTGCAGGCACAAGGCTGAAGTACAAGCACGCCTACTCGGGCTACAGCAGCAGCTACTCCGATGGCTTGCGGGTGCAGGTGAGCGGCGATTGCGGCCTCTCGTGGACAACGGTCTTCGAAGCCTTCGGCGCGGCGCTGCAGACCAATCCGTATGTCACTTCCGCCTGGACCCCGACCACCTGCACCCAATGGCAGCAGCACGACCATGACCTCACCGCATACGACGGCGGGCAGGTGCTCGTGCGCTTCGTGGCCATCAATAATTACGGCAACTGGCTCTACCTCGATGATGTGGTGATTGAGCGCAATGGCGTGCGCGTAGCGCTCAAGCTGATGCTCGATGGCCCCTACGACTAGGCCACGGACCGCATGAGCGATGGCTTGCGTGTCGGAGGCCTTGTGCCGACGACCGAGCCGTACACAAGCGGGGGCTTCACGCAGGTATTCGGTGGCGGTGAATCCATCGCGCCAGCAATTCTCACCACCACTGGCGACGACGCTATCGTGGACTGGGTGCTGCTCGAACTGCGCGACGCTGCTTCCCCGGCTACCATCTTGGCCACGCGTGCCGCACTGCTCCAGCGTGATGGCGATGTGGTGGATACCGACCTCAACGGAAACGTGACCTTCAGGGCCAGTGGTGGCAACTACCATGTGGCCGCACGGCACCGGAACCACCTCGGCGCCATGACATCGGTGCCTCTCGCGCTTTCCACCACGCCCATGGGCATTGATCTCACCAACCCCGCCACAGCGACCTTCGGCACTGAGGCGCAGAAGCCGCGCGATGGCAAGACCATGCTTTGGAGCGGCGATGCCGTGCGTGATGGAACCTTGCGCTATACCGGCGATGGCAACGACCGGGACCCGCTCTTGGTGGTCATTGGAGGCAGCGTCCCCACCAGCGTAAGCGCCCCGGGATACCTGCAGGAGGATGTGAACCTTGACGGCGTGATTCGATACACGGGTGATGGCAACGACCGCGACCCAATCCTTGTGAACATCGGCGGCAGCGTGCCCACCAATACGCGCGTTCAGCAGCTTCCTTGATGACGATCAGAGCGAGCGCTTCTTCTTGAAGAAGGCCTTCATCAGGTCCGCGCACTGGGGCTCGAGCACGCCGCCCGTGACCTGCGTCTTCGGATGCAGCAGCACGCCGCCGATGCGCCGGTAGCCGCTCTTCTCATCGAAGGCGCCGAAAACGATGCGCCCAACCTGTGCCCAGCGCAGAGCGGCTGCGCACATGGGGCAGGGTTCCACAGTGACGTACACGGTGCAATCGGTGAGGTACTTGCCTCCGATGGCCTCCGCGGCGGATGTGATGGCCTGCATCTCGGCATGGGCCGTCACATCGTTCAGCTTCTCGGTGAGGTTGTGCGCACGGGCGACGATTCGACCGCCGCCCACGATCACTGCGCCGATGGGCACCTCATCCTGCTTGAAAGCCTGCTCGGCCTCCTTCAGTGCTTGGCGCATGAAGTGCTCATCATCGAGGACGAGCATCACTCCAGCACCAGGGTGGCGCGCTGTTTCATGCCATCGTGATGGGTGACATCAACCACGTACGGTCCTCGCTTCAGCATCGACACATCGATGGGCGCCTCGTGCAGGCTGATCGATGAGGTGAGCGCGATGCGGCCTGTTGCGTCGAAGAGCCGGACGATTGAGCCCGGCGTACCGGAGACGAGGATGTGCTCCGTGGCCGGATTGGGTGCTATGTGGATCGGTGCAGAGCTCGGCTCAGTTGCGCCGACGGAGAAGGTCGTTTCGCAATCGAGGTAATGCTCGATGTGCGAGCCGTCATCGATCACGATCGACTCATCACTTGGCAATCCCGGCGTCCAAGCGAAGAAGAAGAGCATCATCTCATCGGTGGTGGCCTCGCCGGCCGTCACCAGCTGCGGCGGGCTGTTGGGATTGCTCGGGTTCGCGCTGGTGTTGTCGTATACGCCTTGGCTGTGGATCACCGTCCCGGAGGGCAGGTAGATGGGATTCCGGAAGAAGTACATGTCCTGCCAGCGGAAGTCCCACTCGGGGATGTCGATCAGCGGCACCACTTCGCCGCCTGGCTTCACCGCCCAGCTCTTGAGGCTGCGGCAGATCAAATGGCCATGCGGCCCGATTGCGGTGATGGTGGCGTTCAAAGGAAGTACGTACTGCTGGTTGAAGGTGCGCACCTGATCTGCAAGGATCACCAGCGGGCCGTTGGTCATGCTCGCATGGCTCAAGATGGCATCGATGGCGAGCTCGCGCATGAATGGCGAAGTGCCTAAGCGAATATTCACGCGCGTGCTGTCGATCTCCACATCGCTCGTGGCCGGATAGTGCACCTGGATCACGATGTCTGCATTCGCCAGCAATTTGATGCCCATGCCCGGCGGGGTGAAGAAGGGCTCCGATCCAGGCACCCAGATGCCGATGAGGTCCGCCCCGGTCACTCCGATGCCGCCGAAGCTGGTGTAGCCCGGAGCAGGGTCCTGGGCATCAAGCTGCTCAGCCTGCCCGGTGGCATCCTGGAATACGAGCACATGGTGCACCATCTCGCGGTTGCCGGGCACCACCTCCATACCGGTGATCCAGCTGTTGGTGGGGTTATCAATCGGCAGCACGAAGCAGCGGTAGAGGTCGGACGTGGATGATGGGATCGCGAATTCCTCCATGATGGACGTGATGTCCGGGTTGCTGATCACGGGTTCGTTGGAGTAGATGGGCGGGGGCGGAGCATTCTGAGGGTCGCCTTCGGGCGCTCCTCCGGCCACCCACGCCGCAATGATGTCGATCTCATCCTGAGTGAGCAAGCGCTCATGCGCCAATGGGCGATACTCCTCGTCCGGCGGCCAGGGCGGCATCAGCCTGGCCTGGGTGGCCGCCTGCATCTCGTTGCGCCACCAGTAGGCATCAACATAGGTGGTGAGGCTGAAGTGCGCCGGGCCTCCGTCGTGGTGGCAGGGGGCGCAGTGCGAGTACACGAGGCAGGCCACGTCATCGCTCCAGGTGGGCGTTTGTGCGCTTGCCTGCCGCGGCATGGCGAGCTGAATGGCAAGGGCCATCAGGCAAATGGAGAGGTGCTTCTGCATGCGTGCTTCGATGAATTCGGTGGTCAACGGTTCAATTCCTCCATCCCGGCATGCACCGGGAACTCCTCTCCAACGAGCACCCCTTCGGCGCCCGGCTTGATGTCCTTGATGTTCAGCTGCGTGCTCACGCGGCCCTGCCATTCGTGGTCCTCGATCGCGTAAAGCACGCTGAATGGTTGTCCGCTCTTCACGAGGTCGATCCAGTGCGCTTGCTTGAAGGCGATGGCATCGAAGGATCGGCGGGTATCCTCAGGATGGGTGAGGCGCATCTTCAGATGATGCTCGCCCACGAGGCGTGCGCTGCCGGTATCCACCACGCCGCGTCCGAGGAAGACGGGCCGCATGTTCCCGGGTCCGTAAGGGGCCATGTGCCGGATCACGCGCAGGAGCCCATCATCGATCGCGTCAAGGCGCAGCTCCAGGTCAACGTCCTCTTCGGGTACGCGCTGCTCCGGCTTGATCATCTGGCGCACCGCGGCATCGAAGCGCTCGCGGAAGGACTGAACGTTCTCCAGCGGCATGGTGAGGCCGGCGGCGTACATGTGCCCGCCGAATTGCTCCAACAGGTCGCTGCATGCGCTGACGGCTTCATACACGTCGAAGCCGCGCACGCTTCGGGCGCTGCCTACCGCCTTGCCGTTGCTCTCGGTGAGCACCACCGTGGGCCTGTAATGCTTCTCCACCAGACGCGATGCCACGATGCCCACAACGCCCTTGTGCCAGCTCTTGCTGAACACCACCGTGCTCCACGCATCGCGCAGCCATCCGTCGTTGGTGAAGCAAGCCAATGCTTCCTCCGTGATGCTCCGATCCAGCTCCTGCCGGTGGCTGTTGTTGCCATCGACCAGCGCCGCGGCTGCTGCTGCGTGCTTCTCATCGTGCGCGAGCAGCAGCTCCACGGCCTGCCGCCCGTGCTCGATGCGGCCGGCGGCATTGATCCGCGGCCCGATGGCGAAGACCAGGTCGCCCACGCCGAGGCGCTTCTTCACGCCAGCCATGCCCATGATCGCGCGCACGCCGTGGCGCGGCTGATCGTTGATCTGCTTCAAGCCGTGATGGCAGAGGATCCGGTTCTCGCCCGTGACCGGCACGATGTCGCACGCCGTGCTGATGGCCACCAGGTCGAGCGACGATTCGAGGTCTTCGAAGGGGATGCCGTTGCGCTGCGCGAAGCCCTGCATCAGCTTGAACCCGATGCCGCAGCCGCTCAGTTCTTTGAAGGGATAGGGGCAATCGGGCCGCTTGGGGTCGAGCACGGCCACCGCCTTCGGTAATTCGGCGCCTGGCAGATGGTGATCGCAGATGATGAAGTCGATGCCGCGCTCAGTGGCATAATCCACTTTGTCGTTGGCCTTGATGCCGCAGTCGAGCGCGATGATGAGCGCGGCCCCTTCTTCGGCAGCCTTATCGATGCCCTGGAAGGAGACCCCGTACCCTTCCGAGTAGCGATCGGGGATGTAGAAGCTGAGGTTCCCTGTGAAGCGCGCGAGGAAACCGAATACGAGTGCTACGGCTGTGGTGCCATCCACATCGTAATCGCCATAGACCATGATGCGCTCGTTCTCGCCCAGTGCGCGCTCGATGCGTTCCACGGCTGCTTGCATGCCGGCCATCAAGAAGGGGTCGTGCAGGTCGGTGAGCATGGGCCGGAAGAAGTGCGAGGCCATCCGTTTATCGGCTATGCCGCGCTGGGCCAAGAGGGTTGCAGCGCTCGCCGGGCAGCGCTCATAAGTGAGGCCTGCCACGGCCTTCGCCTCGGGCTCGGGCCTCAGGCGCCAGCGCTTCGTCGGGGTCGGCATGCGCCGAAGATAACCGGGGTGGCTGAACGCTGCGAGGCCCCAGCCGCTTTCGCGGTGGGGCCCCGTAGCCTAAGGCGTTCCGCCTTCAGCAGCAGGCGTTGGACGCGGCTCCTTAACGGTATCCGTTGATGTAGGCATTGGCGATGATCTCGCTCTCGCGGATCAGCCCCTGCACGATCTCCCGGATGACGTCGTCGAGCTGTTGGTCCGAGTAGCGGTTCAGGTCATTGTACACGTGCGTTTTCCGCTTGCTGCTCTTGATGAAGGCGATCTTGTCCTTCTTCGTCATGGGGCCTTCTACGGCGATGCCGGGAAAAGGATCGCACCCGGTGAAATGGCAGCGGCGGCACCCTCCCGGATGCCGCCGCTCCTTCACCGAAACCGGGGGCCATGGCAGCGCGGGCCCCTATCGCGTACGGTTCAATCAGGCCAGGCCCGTAGGGCTCATGGCACGCAAGCCGTGCATGAGGCGGAGGGCTTGCAGGTAGCGGTCCAGGTCGCCGGCGAGCAGAAGGGCTTTCGCGGCGTTCTTCAACTTCATGTAGCGGTTCATGCTCTAGGGGGAGTTGGTTCCGGATGGATAACTGCCAACCGCCGTGCCAAAGTGTGCGGGCCGATGCCCGACTCCTACTTTCGGCGTCCCCGATAGCGGGACAACGGAGATGCAACGTGCGGCCTACCTGGTAGGTATTGCAGGAGGGAGCGGGTCGGGCAAGACCAGCCTGGTGCGGGCGCTGCGTGAGGCTCTGCCGCCGGGGATGAGCTGCACGGTCTCGCAAGACGATTACTACCACCCGAAGGAGCAACAGGCCATTGACCCCAATGGCCGCATCAATTTCGACCTGCCGACGGCGGTTGACCTCGACAGCCTTGCGCAGGACTTGAGAACGCTGGTTTCCGGGGTGCCCATCCTGCGGAAGGAGTACACCTTCAATACCGAAGGCAAGGAGCCGGAGATGATCGAGCTGAAGCCCGCGCCCATCATCCTCGTGGAAGGCTTGTTCGTGCTGCACCATCAGCCGGTGCGCGACCTCTTCGACCTGCGCGTGTTCATCGATGCCAGCGAGGCGAGCCAGCTCGAGCGCCGCTTGAAGCGCGATGCCCGCGAGCGCGGCTACGGCGAAGCCGATGTGCGCTATCAATGGGAGCACCATGTGCTGCCGGCCTATCGCGAGTTCCTGCTGCCCTATCGGCACCTCTGCGATCTGCACGTGGTGAACGAGTTGGGCTTCGAGCGGGCCGCGCGGGTGCTTCGCGATCACTTGATGAATGCCGCCCGCCAGCACGAGCCGGCGGTTCAGCTCTGATACAAGCGGTGCTCGCGGATGTAGTCGAGCACGGCCGGGGCCAAGGTGCCCACCGGGATCCGGCCCGCCGAGAGCTCCTCGCGCATCCGGGTCGATGAGGTATCCATCACCGGCGCGCCGTGCAGTGCCATGATTCGCGGATGCTCATGGAATGCCGACATGGCTTGGTGCAGGTCGGCGCCAGGCCGGGGGTACACGAGCAGGTGGTGGTGCGCGAGGATTCCCTCAGGGTCCTTCCAGCGGCTCAGGCTCGCGAGGTTGTCGCTCCCGATGATCAGCACGAACCGATGCTCGGGCCAATGCTCGCGCATGGCCCTCAGGGTGTCCACCGTATAGCTCGGCGTCGGTTGGCCCAGCTCGAAATCGCATACCGCGATGCCGGTGCGTCCTTCGATGGCCAGCCGCGACATGGCTACGCGATGGTGATCGGCACTGATCGGCTGGTGCCGCTTGAAAGGATTGAGCGGGGTAACCACCAGCCACACCTGGTCGAGGCCCTGGGTGCGGAGCATGTGCTCGGCCACGGCGACATGCGCCCTGTGCGGCGGGTCGAATGTGCCGAAGAGCAGTCCGACCTTCATCGGGAAAGGAAATCGCGCACCAGCGCCTCGGCTTCGGCGCAGGCACCGATGAGGTCGTCGTTCACCACGGTGCGGTCGAAGCGCGTCGCGTAGGTGAGTTCGTGCGCGGCTTTGCCCACGCGTTTCGCGAGGCTCTCCGGCGTTTCCGTGCCGCGGGCACTCAAGCGATGCTCCAAGGCTTGCAACGATGGGGGCGCGATGAACAGCGCCAGCGCATCCTCACCGAATTCCTTCTTCAGGTTGAGCCCGCCCTCCACATCCACATCGAACACCGGATGCCGGCCTTCGCCCTGGATCCTCAGCACCTCATCGCGCAGGGTGCCATAGTATCGGCCGGGGTACACCTCTTCCCATTCCACGAATTCGTTGGCGGCGATGCGGCGCTTGAATTCCTCTTCTGAAAGGAACCAGTAATCGTGGCCGTCGCGCTCGCTGGCGCGCATGGGCCGCGTGGTGGCGCTCACGCTGAAGGCAAGGCCCAGCCCGCGATCCATCAGGTGCCGAACGATGGTGGTCTTGCCAGCGCCCGAAGGGGCCGATACGATGATGGCCTTGCCCTTCATCAGAGCACGTTGAGCAATTGCTCCTTCACCTTTTCCAGTTCGTCCTTCATGCGCACCACCAGGTGCTGCATGGAGGCATCATTGGCCTTGGAGCCGATGGTGTTGATCTCGCGGCCCATCTCCTGCGCGATGAAGCCGAGCTTGCGGCCTTGCGGCTCCGTCAGCGCGAGCGTCTCGGCGAAGTGACCGCAATGCGCGCTCAGGCGCACCTTCTCCTCGGTGATGTCGAGCTTCTCCAGGTAGTAGATCAGCTCCTGCTCGAAGCGCGACTCGTCCACTTCGGCCTTCAGGTCGGCGAGCTTGCCGCGCAGGCGCTCGCGCGTGCGGTCCTGGCGGCCGGCATCGAGCGCGGCCACTTGATCGAGCAGCGATGCGATGCCTTGTGCGCGCTGCTTCAGTTCCGTTTCGAGCTTGGCGCCCTCGTTGGCGCGGAAGGCCTTGAAGGAACGGAGCGCGTCAGCCACGAGCGCGCGCACGCCGGACCATTCCTCGTCGTCGGCGCGGTCGCTGGTGGTGGTGCTCACATCGGGCAGGCGCAGCACTTGCGCGAAGAGGTCGGTGCTGACTTCCGGCGCGGCCTCGTCTCGGATGGCCTTCAGCTCGGCATAATAAGCTGCTATCAGCTCGCGGTCGAAGCTGGTGTGCTTGGTGGCGTGCAGCGATTCGGCGCTCACGAACACATCCACTTTGCCGCGCACGAGCTCTTCGCCCAGCGCTTGCCGCAGCTCCTGCTCACGATCGCGGTAGATGCTGGGCAGCTTCAGCAAGAGGTCGAGCTGCTTGCTGTTGAGCGCGCGGATCTCGACGGTGACCTTGCGGTCCTTCACCACGCCCTCGGCGCGGCCGAAGCCGGTCATGGATAAGAGCATGCGTTCTGTTGAGGCGTCAAATGTACCCGGACCTACTTCACCCGATCCGCGCGGCTCACCAGATGAACGCCCGTGAAGATCAGCGCTGCGCAAAGGCCCTGCTGCCAACCGATGGAGGCGTCATATGAACCCGGGATGCCTATGCGCTCTGGGCCGATGCGCATGAAGAGCCAGGTGATCGCCGCCGCGAGCACCGGCTGCATGTACACATAGATGCCCACCACGCTCGGGCTCACCACCCCCAGTGCCCAAGTGTTCAGCAGGTAGGCCACGAAGGTGACCATGACCACCACGAAGGCCATGGCCAGGATCACGGGAGCGCTGAGCGACGACCAGGCCACTTCATCGAACTCGCCCAAGCCGAATGGCAGCACGATCACCAACCCGATCAAAAAGCACCACGACATCACCGTCACGGCCGAGTACGTGCGCATGAGCGGCTTCACCAGGACGAGGTAGAGGCCGTAGCTGATGGCGTTGATCAGGATGAATGCGTCGCCCAGCATGGTGGCTCCTGAAGCCATGCCCGTCGGCTTCAGCAGGATCAGCGCGAGCGCACCCGCAGCGCCGAGCAGCACGCCGAGCAGCTTCGTCCGCGTGATGCGCTCGCCGATGAGCACGCCGGAGAGCACCAGCACCAGGATGGGCGTGGCCACCATGATGATGCTCGCGTTGATCGGCGAGGTGCGCATGAGGCCGTGGAAGAACATGAGCTGATTGAGCGCCACGCCGAACACCGCGCATAGGAGCAGGCGCCCCGCATCGGACCAGGCCACGCGCTCCGGCCGCAGCGCGCGCAACAGCCAGAAGAGCAGCGCGGCCCCGATCACGCGCAGCAGGATGAAGCCGCTGGCGCCGATCACCGCCGGCATCAGCCCTTTGGCCACGACGTAGTTGATGCCATAAATGGCATTCACCGCGAAGAGGGCGAGGTGGGCGCGCGATCGGCGGTCCATGTGCGGCGGCGAAAGTGCGCACGGATACCTTTAGCCCGAACCCAGAGCGATGGAGCGCAGCGCGCAGGCAGCCGAACAGGATTTCCGCAGCACCTTCCGGCTGCGCCGCGTGCTCATCCCCATCCTCATCGGCATCGTGGCGGCGGGCTGGCTCCTTTGGCGCGATCTGGCCAAGGAGCGCTACGAGCGCATCGGCGAAGGATCGGGAGATCACACCTGGCACGACGCCAACGGCAATGGCATCGTGGACGTGGCCGACCCTGCAGAGTTCACCGAGGTGGGCAGTGGTCTGGGCGACTACCGGCGCATGACCGCCCGCGAAACGCTCGGCAGCATCAACTGGACCTGGCACAGCACCGGCTGGATCTTGATCGCGCTAGTGGCCACGGCCTTCCGCGACCTCGGCTACATCTACCGCATCCGCGTGCTCAGCGATGGCCACTTGAGCTGGAGGCAGAGCTTCAATGTCACCTTCCTCTGGGAATTCGCGTCGGCGCTCACGCCTTCTGTGGTGGGAGGCAGCGGCGTGGCCATGTTCATCATCGGGCGTGAAGGCATCGCGCTGGGCCGGGCGACGGCCATCGTGCTGGTCACCGCCCTGATGGATGAGCTGTTCTATGTGATCATGGTCCCAATGGTCTTCCTCGCTGTGGGCATGGATCATCTCTTCCCGGATTCGCTCGACCACGCCTTTTGGGGATTGCCGGTGCGCACCATCTTCTGGGCGGGCTACGGATTCATCCTCCTGCTGGTGGCCATCATCTTCTACAGTGTCTTCTTCCGGCCCCGCGCATTCAAATGGCTCTTGCTGCGCGTGTTCAAGCTGCCCTTCCTGCGCCGTTGGCGGCCGCAGGTGGTGAAGGTGGGCGAGGATATCGAGGTCACGGGCCTCGAATTGCGCGGCAAGCCCAAACGCTTCTGGGCGAAGGCTTTCGGTGCCACCTGCTTCTCGTGGGCCAGCCGCTTCCTGGTCATCAACCTCATCACAGCGGCCTTCTTCGCCGTGGATGACCACCTGCTCCTGTACGCACGACAGTTGATCATGTGGGTGATCCTGCTCATCAGTCCCACTCCGGGGGGCAGCGGCATCGCCGAGATCGCTTTCGCGGGCTTTTTCCGCGACCTGCTTCCTACGGTTGGCTTCCTCGGTGCCATCGCCATCCTGTGGCGGTTGCTCAGCTATTATATCTACCTCTTCATGGGCATGGTGATCCTTCCGCGCTGGTGGCGGAAGACGGCATCCAAGGGATAGCCCTCTACCTTCGGCCCCGCGCCTCCGGCAACAAGTCTTCGGCGCGCCCTGCATGAAATTCGGCGTCGTCACCTTTCCCGGGAGCAATTGTGATGAGGACATGATCCACGTGCTGGAGAAGCACTTCCAGCAGCCGGTGGAGCGCCTCTGGCACAAGGAGCACGACCTCAAGGGTGTGGACATGGTGGTGCTGCCCGGCGGCTTCAGCTATGGAGACTACCTGCGCAGCGGCGCCATCGCGCGCTTCTCGCCCATCATGCAGGAGGTGGCAGCCCACGCCAAGAAGGGCGGACTCGTTTTCGGTGTGTGCAACGGGTTCCAAGTGCTCTGTGAAGCGGGCCTCGTTCCCGGCGCTTTGCTGCACAATGCCGGACAGAAATTCATCTCGAAGAACGTCTTCATCCGTCGCGGCACGGGCGATACCGCGCTCACGAATGCGGTGCCCGACAAGGCGCTGAGGATCCCCATCGCCCACGGCGAAGGCCGCTACCACGCCGACGCCGATACGCTGAAGGCCCTGAAGGACAGCGACCGCATCCTCTTCCGCTATTGCGACGAGCAGGGCAAGGTGACCGAGGAGGCCAACCCTAACGGCAGCAAGGACAACATCGCCGGTGTGTGCAACAAGGGCCGCAATGTCTTCGGCATGATGCCGCACCCGGAGCGGGCGTGCGATGAGCGTTTGGGGAATACCGACGGGCGCAGCCTCTTCGAGTCGCTGCTGAAGGGAGTGATGGCCTGATCAAGGCACCACGCTCCTGAGCACCGGCCTCAGGCTCTTCGTCTTCCACAGGTCGATCGTACCAGAAGCTGGGGCAAGGTCGGCGCCCTTCCAGCCTGCGAACTCGTGCCCGGCTGCAACGCGCAGCTCGATGCGCACAGGTACGCCATCGAAGCAGCGCATGGTGTGTTTCCCCGGTGAGAGCTGCAAACCTTCGATCAGCAGTTCGCCTTGATCCGCGCGAGGTGCCTCTACGACTGCTTCGCGCAAGCGCCGCCCCGTATGCTTGGCCAGGTGTGCGAATAGATGCACAGGCCGTTGCGCCGCGAAGCCTTTCATCTCGGCGAGTGATGCTTCCGGCGTGGGCATGTCGAGCTGCAGGTCCCAGCGCTTGAAGTCGGCGGCGAGTTCGGCGGCATGCGCGCGGTAGAGGCTGTCGGCTATGGCGGGGACCAGTGCGAACGCGGTCGCCTGCAGCGCGGTGATGCGCGCCAGCAGACGCTGCTGCAAGTCCGTGTGCGCGAGAAGTTGCGGCACGAAGGGCGTTTCGGGCAGCACGGCCAGCGTCATGCGCTGTACGCTGTTCTCGTTCGGCGGCGCCCACAGGTCCATGTCGAAGAGCACCCAGCGCCAGCGGCCATCGCGCTCACGTGGCCGATAGCAACGCACGTTCAGCTCATGATCGGCGCGGCCTGTCCACAGGTCGATGCACGCGAGGTCGATGAGGCTGCGCGTGTCGATCATGGCCTCGATGCTGTCGACGGATGCTCCTTGCACAAGCAGTTCATGCGACCGGAGGAAGTGGTCGTCCTTGCCGCTGCGCTCGGTGGCGGCTGGTCCTTCCAGCACATCAAGCGCCTCCGAGCCGCTGCGCTGTTTCAGCCATTCGGCATCCTTTGCGGGCATCCAGCGGTAGAGGCCCCAGTAGTCGCCGTTGAGATAGAGTGGCTTCGCTACGGAGGGCTGCACGAGCAGGTGCAGGTTGAAGCGCTGCACGAGCTGCTCCATCACTGCGTTGCGCAGGAATGCGTTCGGAGAGGCATCGGCGCGGAGGACGCCCTCATGCACGCGCGTGCCATCGCTGAATGCGAAGCCGCCCTCCGGACTGTCGTAGCGATCACGCGCGTGCAGCTTAAAGGAGCGCTTGCCCAGGCTGCGCGAGCCGCTTCCGAAGAGTCGCGCGCCAACAGGCTCCGCAACGCTGTCGATGCGGAAAATGGCGCTGCGCTCCCAAGCCAACCCACGCCGCGTGTGATTCTGCGCCGCGCCGGGGTTATAGATGCCGGTGCTGTCACTCCAGAGGTCTTGCGGGTCGAGCGCGAGTGTGAAGCCATCGCCAGCGTGTCCGTTCGCAGGAACAAGGAGCACTGCTTCCTCGCCAATCAAGAGCTCCTTTTGTACAGCGATGGCGCGCACAACGCTGCCGGGTGCAATGTCAACGGGCTCAGAGTACTGGGCCGCGACACTATCGTGCGGATCGCTGCCATCAATGGTGTAGCGGACTTCGCCTTCCGCAGTTGCGATCAAGCGGCCTTGCGCATCGAGCTCGAGTTGCGGCTCACGGCTGAAGCTGCGTGCGAAGCCCACCGGCCGGTTCGCTTCACCCGGCGTGGGTTGCGCGAAGAGGCTCCAGGCCTTGTGGCCATCGGGCATGCGGCCGATGCTGGTGTTGGCGCGCAACGCGGGATAGGTGAAGAGGTCGGCGATGCTCAATCCATCGGGTGCGATCAACAGCACCGCGCCTCCTTGCTTCTCCAAGGTGAAGCCGAGATGTTCCGGACCGCGGTCGGGTTTCGCGTCGCACAGCAAAAGCAGTTGGCCCTTGGCCGGAATGCGCAGCGGCGCATCGATCACGTGCTGCTTGCCGTTGATCGCGATGCGCCAACCCAGGAGGTCGATCGGCTTCGTGCCGGTGTTGAAGAGCTCGATCCAATCGGGGCTGTGCCCATCGGCATCAACGTAGCAGCCGTGGTTGCTGGCGCAGAGCTCGTTGATGAGCGGAGTGATTTGCGCACTGGCATGAGAGACGCTCAGAAAGGCCAGTGTTGCGATCAGGATCCTCACAGCGTGGTGATCAAACCTCCGAAATCCGGCGTTTGCCGGGATGCTGACGTGTATCCCAGAATCCCACGATCTGAAGCTCCGTGCCTTTGATCCGGAAGCACATCAGGTTGTGCTTCGTGACCAGCGCTTCCCGTGTCCCCTTTCTTCCTTTGCGAGACATTCCGGGGAAAATGCGCAACATGCGAATGGTCGAGTCGGTCTTGCGCACGAAGTTCTGCGCATCGCGCTCCGACCAGGTCGCCCGCAGGTAAGCGACTACTTGGTGGAAACTCGCTTCTGCCGTTGGCGACCAGCGGACGGTTTCAACCATTTGGAATAGCGTGCCATGACCT of Flavobacteriales bacterium contains these proteins:
- a CDS encoding uridine kinase, giving the protein MQRAAYLVGIAGGSGSGKTSLVRALREALPPGMSCTVSQDDYYHPKEQQAIDPNGRINFDLPTAVDLDSLAQDLRTLVSGVPILRKEYTFNTEGKEPEMIELKPAPIILVEGLFVLHHQPVRDLFDLRVFIDASEASQLERRLKRDARERGYGEADVRYQWEHHVLPAYREFLLPYRHLCDLHVVNELGFERAARVLRDHLMNAARQHEPAVQL
- a CDS encoding T9SS type A sorting domain-containing protein, with the translated sequence MQKHLSICLMALAIQLAMPRQASAQTPTWSDDVACLVYSHCAPCHHDGGPAHFSLTTYVDAYWWRNEMQAATQARLMPPWPPDEEYRPLAHERLLTQDEIDIIAAWVAGGAPEGDPQNAPPPPIYSNEPVISNPDITSIMEEFAIPSSTSDLYRCFVLPIDNPTNSWITGMEVVPGNREMVHHVLVFQDATGQAEQLDAQDPAPGYTSFGGIGVTGADLIGIWVPGSEPFFTPPGMGIKLLANADIVIQVHYPATSDVEIDSTRVNIRLGTSPFMRELAIDAILSHASMTNGPLVILADQVRTFNQQYVLPLNATITAIGPHGHLICRSLKSWAVKPGGEVVPLIDIPEWDFRWQDMYFFRNPIYLPSGTVIHSQGVYDNTSANPSNPNSPPQLVTAGEATTDEMMLFFFAWTPGLPSDESIVIDDGSHIEHYLDCETTFSVGATEPSSAPIHIAPNPATEHILVSGTPGSIVRLFDATGRIALTSSISLHEAPIDVSMLKRGPYVVDVTHHDGMKQRATLVLE
- the gmk gene encoding guanylate kinase → MKGKAIIVSAPSGAGKTTIVRHLMDRGLGLAFSVSATTRPMRASERDGHDYWFLSEEEFKRRIAANEFVEWEEVYPGRYYGTLRDEVLRIQGEGRHPVFDVDVEGGLNLKKEFGEDALALFIAPPSLQALEHRLSARGTETPESLAKRVGKAAHELTYATRFDRTVVNDDLIGACAEAEALVRDFLSR
- a CDS encoding nucleoside deaminase, whose product is MLVLDDEHFMRQALKEAEQAFKQDEVPIGAVIVGGGRIVARAHNLTEKLNDVTAHAEMQAITSAAEAIGGKYLTDCTVYVTVEPCPMCAAALRWAQVGRIVFGAFDEKSGYRRIGGVLLHPKTQVTGGVLEPQCADLMKAFFKKKRSL
- the recJ gene encoding single-stranded-DNA-specific exonuclease RecJ, encoding MPTPTKRWRLRPEPEAKAVAGLTYERCPASAATLLAQRGIADKRMASHFFRPMLTDLHDPFLMAGMQAAVERIERALGENERIMVYGDYDVDGTTAVALVFGFLARFTGNLSFYIPDRYSEGYGVSFQGIDKAAEEGAALIIALDCGIKANDKVDYATERGIDFIICDHHLPGAELPKAVAVLDPKRPDCPYPFKELSGCGIGFKLMQGFAQRNGIPFEDLESSLDLVAISTACDIVPVTGENRILCHHGLKQINDQPRHGVRAIMGMAGVKKRLGVGDLVFAIGPRINAAGRIEHGRQAVELLLAHDEKHAAAAAALVDGNNSHRQELDRSITEEALACFTNDGWLRDAWSTVVFSKSWHKGVVGIVASRLVEKHYRPTVVLTESNGKAVGSARSVRGFDVYEAVSACSDLLEQFGGHMYAAGLTMPLENVQSFRERFDAAVRQMIKPEQRVPEEDVDLELRLDAIDDGLLRVIRHMAPYGPGNMRPVFLGRGVVDTGSARLVGEHHLKMRLTHPEDTRRSFDAIAFKQAHWIDLVKSGQPFSVLYAIEDHEWQGRVSTQLNIKDIKPGAEGVLVGEEFPVHAGMEELNR
- the nadD gene encoding nicotinate (nicotinamide) nucleotide adenylyltransferase translates to MKVGLLFGTFDPPHRAHVAVAEHMLRTQGLDQVWLVVTPLNPFKRHQPISADHHRVAMSRLAIEGRTGIAVCDFELGQPTPSYTVDTLRAMREHWPEHRFVLIIGSDNLASLSRWKDPEGILAHHHLLVYPRPGADLHQAMSAFHEHPRIMALHGAPVMDTSSTRMREELSAGRIPVGTLAPAVLDYIREHRLYQS